A stretch of the Bacillus sp. FJAT-18017 genome encodes the following:
- a CDS encoding MurR/RpiR family transcriptional regulator gives MSTTLKIKSYYNSLTKTEKKAADYIVGNRNDIIYCSVTELADKADVGETTVLRLCRKIGFTGFQDFKLALAQETVMMTAPVESEQSIISKTAARHLKILEESRQLLDEEQVEKAVQIMLSSKNNFFFGVGSSGLTALQAVNVFTRIGIICDSKQDSHFQAISASLLDEDDCAIGISVSGSTKDTIRNLEIAKKAGAKIICITSNRKSPITKLADIVLLTSSKEGPLEGSSIVSQIAQLSVIDILHSAIMNKREDMAQTVRKVTAKAVSDKMY, from the coding sequence ATGTCTACCACTTTAAAAATCAAAAGCTACTATAATAGCTTAACAAAAACCGAGAAAAAGGCAGCCGATTATATAGTAGGCAATCGCAATGATATTATCTATTGTTCGGTAACCGAATTGGCTGATAAAGCCGATGTCGGGGAAACAACGGTTTTGCGTTTGTGCAGAAAAATTGGCTTTACAGGTTTTCAGGATTTTAAACTGGCGCTCGCGCAGGAAACGGTCATGATGACGGCACCGGTAGAAAGCGAGCAGTCGATTATTAGCAAGACAGCAGCAAGGCATTTGAAAATTCTCGAGGAAAGCAGGCAGCTGCTGGATGAAGAACAGGTCGAAAAAGCAGTTCAAATCATGCTTTCCTCAAAAAACAACTTCTTTTTTGGGGTCGGATCATCCGGATTGACCGCCCTGCAAGCAGTCAATGTTTTTACACGAATCGGAATTATATGCGACTCCAAGCAGGATAGCCATTTTCAAGCGATAAGCGCCTCATTGTTAGATGAGGATGACTGTGCAATTGGGATTTCCGTTTCGGGAAGTACAAAAGATACGATCCGCAACCTCGAAATTGCCAAAAAGGCTGGAGCAAAAATCATTTGTATTACCAGCAATCGAAAATCGCCAATTACAAAATTAGCGGATATTGTCCTGTTAACGTCATCAAAGGAAGGCCCACTCGAAGGAAGCTCAATCGTCTCGCAAATCGCTCAATTATCTGTAATTGACATCCTGCATTCAGCGATTATGAACAAAAGAGAAGACATGGCACAAACCGTACGTAAAGTTACTGCAAAAGCTGTATCAGATAAGATGTATTAA